The Acidihalobacter prosperus genomic sequence GTGAATGGCATGATCCCGGCACTCGTCGACTCGCACTGCCACCTGGATGCCCCCGCATTCGACAACGACCGCGAGGACGTGCTCGCGCGTGCGCGCCGCGCGGGTGTGGGCGCGATCATCCTGCCCGCCGTCACCGCCGCCGGCTGGCCGCGGTTGCGCGCGCTGGCTGCGTCGCACGCGGGACTGTATCCGGCCTACGGCCTCCATCCCATGTTCGTGAGCGCGCACCGGCCGGCACACTTGGACGCGCTCGGCGAATGGCTAGCCGCCGAGCGGCCCGTCGCGGTAGGCGAATGCGGTCTCGATTATTACGTTCCCGGGCTCGACGCCGACGCCCAGATGCGCTACTTCGACGCCCAGCTTGCGCTGGCGCGCGAGCGGAATCTGCCGGTGATCGTGCATGCACGCAAGGCCCTGGACCGGGTCATCCAGCGCATTCGTCGCCAGCCCGGTCTGCGTGGCGTGGTGCACAGTTTCTCCGGCAGTCTGCAACAGGCGATGCAGCTTCACGACGCAGGATTCTGCGTCGGCCTCGGCGGCCCGCTGACCTACCCTCGCGCCCAGCGCCTGCGCCGCATCGCCGCGGCGCTGCCGCTTGAGGCCATCCTGCTTGAAACCGACGCCCCCGACCAACCCGGCCATGCACACCGCGGCGAGCGCAACGAGCCGGCCTTCATCCGTGAGGTGCTCGCCGACCTGGCTGCCCTGCGCGACACGGATTCGGGTACCATTGCCGCGGCCACCACGGCCAATACCTGCAGGCTGTTCGGCCTGCCGGCCGCTCGCGAAACCGCCGCCTCGGAATCCTGAACATGTCGCCGGAAATCCCCGCCACTCAAGAACGCACCGCCATCCTCGTCGGCGCCGACGGACTCGCACGCCTGCGCCGCGCGCACGTATTGGTGGCCGGTCTCGGCGGCGTCGGCGGCAGCGCGGCAGAGGCGCTCGGGCGCGCCGGCATCGGCCGCATCACCCTGCTCGACCACGACACCGTCGCGCCGTCCAACCTCAACCGCCAGATCATCGCACTGCACACCACGCTGGATCGTGCCAAGGCCGAGCTGATGGCCGAACGCCTGCACGACATCGATCCCACAATCGAGACGACGGTGCTCACGGATTTCCTGCGCCCGGAAGACACTGACGCGCTGGTCGCGCGCGCGCCCTACGACTTCATTCTCGACTGTATCGACTCGATCGCCTGCAAGGCCGCGTTGGTTGCCGCCGCCCAGCGCGCCGGACGGCCCATCGCCTCCAGCATGGGCGCGGGCGGCCGCCTGGACCCCACCCGCATCCGTATCGTGACTCTCAACCAGACCCATACCTGCGCGCTGGCCCGCGAAATGCGCAAGTCACTCAAGTCCCTGGGCGCGCGACTCAACTATCCGGTGGTCTTCTCGGACGAACCCCCGGTGGTCAAGGGACTGCCGCATCAACCCGTAGGCGGCCCGGCCGGCCGGCCACGCGCGGTCAACGGCACCATCAGCTACATGCCCGCCCTGTTCGGCCTCACCCTGGCCGGCCACGCCATACGCACGCTGCTTGCCGTGGACGTGGACGTGGACGTGGACGTGGACAGCGATAAACTCACACGATAAGCGGGTGGTTTTGATAAATTAATTTAATTGCCGCACAGACTGACTCTCTTTGAAGCGCCACCGCGTTTCCTCTAAGCTACGCGCGCCCTGACCCCGTCGGGCGCCGGCGATCGTCATGTCCGGGACTGCCCAGCGCCGATACCCTGCAGCGAACCCGAGGTAACGCATGGACATCTTCCTGCCCATTGCCCACATGGATGTGAATCTTCTGATCATCCTGTTCTTCGGCGCCGTCGTCGGCTTTCTCTCCGGGCTGGTCGGTGTCGGCGGCGGCTTCCTGATCACGCCCTTGCTGCTGTTCATCGGCGTGCCCCCGCTGGTCGCGGTCGCCAGCGGCGCGGCGCAGATCGTCGGCACCTCCGCCAGCGGCAGCTACGCGCACTGGCGGCTGGGCAACGTCGACTTCCGCATGGCCTTCGTGCTGCTGATCGGCAGCTGGACCGGCGGCGCGGTCGGCGTGCATATCGCCCAGGTGCTGCAGGCCGGCGGCGATTTCGGCACCATCGTCACCTTTCTCTACGTCGGCCTGCTGGGCATCGTCGGCAGCAGCATGCTGATCGAATCGCTCAACGCGCTGCGCGGCGCCTCGAAGGCCAAGGCCCGCCAGGACGAGGCGACGGACAGCAGGGACCGGGGCGGCTGGATGGCGCGACTGCCGCTGCAGATCCACTTCCCGGTTTCGCAGCTCAGGCTTTCGCTGATCGTGCCCATCGTCATCGGTTTCGGCGTCGGCATCCTCACCTCGCTGATGGGCGTCGGCGGCGGCTTCATCATGGTGCCGGTGATGATCTACCTGCTGCGCATGCCGACCAAGGTCGTGGTCGGCACCTCACTGTTCCAATTGCTGTTCACCACGGCCGAGGTCAGCATTCTGCAAGCCGGCGTGAATCATGCCGTCGACCCCTTCCTCGCACTGGTACTGGTCATCGGTTCGGCGCTCGGCACGCAATGGGGCACCAAGCTCGGCGCCCGGCTGCCAGGCGAGCAGCTGCGCCTGATCCTCGCCCTGGTGGTGGTCGCGGTCGCAGTGAAGATGCTGTTCGGGATACTGATCAAACCCCACGACATCTACAGCCTGGTACTTGCCCGATGAAAACGAGACTCGCATTCGCCGCGCTCGCGCTGCTGCCCATGCTGGCTCAGGCTCAGACGCAGACCCAGA encodes the following:
- a CDS encoding TatD family hydrolase — translated: MIPALVDSHCHLDAPAFDNDREDVLARARRAGVGAIILPAVTAAGWPRLRALAASHAGLYPAYGLHPMFVSAHRPAHLDALGEWLAAERPVAVGECGLDYYVPGLDADAQMRYFDAQLALARERNLPVIVHARKALDRVIQRIRRQPGLRGVVHSFSGSLQQAMQLHDAGFCVGLGGPLTYPRAQRLRRIAAALPLEAILLETDAPDQPGHAHRGERNEPAFIREVLADLAALRDTDSGTIAAATTANTCRLFGLPAARETAASES
- a CDS encoding tRNA threonylcarbamoyladenosine dehydratase produces the protein MSPEIPATQERTAILVGADGLARLRRAHVLVAGLGGVGGSAAEALGRAGIGRITLLDHDTVAPSNLNRQIIALHTTLDRAKAELMAERLHDIDPTIETTVLTDFLRPEDTDALVARAPYDFILDCIDSIACKAALVAAAQRAGRPIASSMGAGGRLDPTRIRIVTLNQTHTCALAREMRKSLKSLGARLNYPVVFSDEPPVVKGLPHQPVGGPAGRPRAVNGTISYMPALFGLTLAGHAIRTLLAVDVDVDVDVDSDKLTR
- a CDS encoding sulfite exporter TauE/SafE family protein, which gives rise to MDIFLPIAHMDVNLLIILFFGAVVGFLSGLVGVGGGFLITPLLLFIGVPPLVAVASGAAQIVGTSASGSYAHWRLGNVDFRMAFVLLIGSWTGGAVGVHIAQVLQAGGDFGTIVTFLYVGLLGIVGSSMLIESLNALRGASKAKARQDEATDSRDRGGWMARLPLQIHFPVSQLRLSLIVPIVIGFGVGILTSLMGVGGGFIMVPVMIYLLRMPTKVVVGTSLFQLLFTTAEVSILQAGVNHAVDPFLALVLVIGSALGTQWGTKLGARLPGEQLRLILALVVVAVAVKMLFGILIKPHDIYSLVLAR